One segment of Haliotis asinina isolate JCU_RB_2024 chromosome 12, JCU_Hal_asi_v2, whole genome shotgun sequence DNA contains the following:
- the LOC137257370 gene encoding fatty acid hydroxylase domain-containing protein 2-like, translating into MNATLKPTTESDHGIWLVSIGTYLVSVTVFWVVGTLFLVVDVTGRPVWIRQFKVQPGKNEPVKSGPLWHTTKVVIINQIFVGLPLSFVNAGLQRYRGCDLTLTLPQPIDFIRDFAVFVVLEEFGFYYSHRLLHHPAFYSWIHKQHHEWTAPISYVAIYAHPIEYIFSNVIPLVLGPLVCGSCLLTTWTWFAIATFTTMIHHSGYHLPFLTSPEFHDFHHLKYNVNYGVTGLLDWFHGTDLKFRAAPQFERHRMIFSADDMKLREDKIK; encoded by the exons ATGAACGCTACACTGAAGCCTACGACTGAATCTGATCATGGAATCTGGCTTGTATCGATTG GAACCTACTTGGTGTCAGTGACCGTCTTCTGGGTGGTAGGGACGTTGTTCCTCGTCGTGGACGTCACCGGAAGACCGGTGTGGATCAGACAGTTTAAAGTCCAGCCTGGCAAAAACGAACCG GTTAAATCTGGTCCACTTTGGCACACAACAAAGGTCGTTATCATCAACCAGATCTTTGTCGGCCTGCCTCTCAGCTTCGTCAACGCCGGTCTACAGCGATACCGAGGCTGCGACCTGACCTTGACCCTGCCTCAACCAATCGACTTCATTCGAGACTTCGCAGTGTTTGTTGTCCTGGAGGAATTTGGATTTTATTACTCACACAG GCTACTTCATCACCCTGCGTTCTACAGCTGGATACACAAGCAGCACCACGAGTGGACGGCCCCCATCAGCTACGTCGCTATCTATGCCCACCCTATTGAATACATCTTCTCCAACGTCATCCCTCTAGTCCTCGGGCCCCTGGTGTGTGGATCCTGTCTCCTGACCACGTGGACGTGGTTCGCCATCGCCACCTTCACCACCATGATCCACCACAGCGGCTACCATCTGCCCTTCCTCACGTCGCCCGAGTTCCACGACTTCCACCATCTAAA ATACAACGTGAACTACGGAGTCACTGGGTTGTTAGACTGGTTCCATGGGACTGATCTCAAGTTTCGTGCTGCGCCCCAGTTCGAGAGACACAGAATGATATTCAGTGCCGACGACATGAAGCTCCGTGAGGacaaaataaagtga